One part of the Solanum dulcamara chromosome 3, daSolDulc1.2, whole genome shotgun sequence genome encodes these proteins:
- the LOC129882124 gene encoding F-box/kelch-repeat protein At3g23880-like: MVQKTNFSDLSEDLVMEILSRLPVKCLLQFKCVNKNWYVLIENPFFIHKHLCYTKNPTSYFVHHYFLDTMKSGFTLFHHDEQNKLIPKSHLYQDVLNTSTHLWQILGSLHGLFLLYNDHEDVAVWNPSTNEFKPLPISQPLNCPSFSLSSYKFGFGIEPSSGDYKVVWMRDYWDVDSEEWHSPTIISVYTLSMNSWRNFEEFNVSSRQVIKSSGNTYLNGFYYWRACKNDKIFAFDMSNDKIVEIQTPKSFVSKQGDLSLFNDSIAMYIYEPIIVGSETSIDIWIMVENGYWTKKVRIGPFLNIKRSLGYGNNGEIFLEVVTCQLDIFDPCLNKTRVLGKQKSGYSLQAFAYKESLVSLKK, from the coding sequence ATGGTGCAAAAAACAAATTTTAGTGATTTATCAGAAGATTTAGTGATGGAGATTTTGTCAAGATTACCTGTGAAATGTCTCTTACAATTCAAGTGTGTCAACAAAAATTGGTATGTTTTAATTGAAAATCCATTTTTTATCCATAAACACCTTTGCTACACAAAAAATCCTACaagttattttgttcatcattattttcttgataCAATGAAATCTGGTTTCACTTTGTTTCATCATGATGAACAAAACAAATTAATTCCAAAATCCCATTTGTACCAAGATGTTTTAAACACATCTACTCATTTATGGCAAATTCTTGGTTCATTACATGGTTTATTTTTGCTTTACAATGATCATGAAGATGTAGCAGTATGGAATCCTTCTACTAATGAGTTTAAGCCTCTACCCATTTCACAACCCCTAAATTGCCCTTCATTTAGTTTGTCTTCATATAAATTCGGTTTCGGGATTGAGCCCTCGAGTGGCGATTATAAAGTCGTTTGGATGAGAGATTACTGGGACGTAGACTCAGAAGAGTGGCATTCGCCTACAATTATTTCAGTCTATACGTTGAGTATGAATTCCTGGAGAAATTTTGAGGAATTCAACGTTTCTAGTCGCCAGGTGATTAAATCAAGTGGTAACACATATTTGAATGGATTTTACTATTGGAGGGCAtgtaaaaatgataaaatctttgCATTTGATATGAGCAATGATAAGATTGTTGAAATTCAAACACCAAAGTCATTTGTATCCAAACAAGGGGATTTATCATTGTTCAATGATTCCATTGCTATGTACATTTATGAGCCAATAATTGTTGGTAGTGAAACAAGTATTGACATATGGATAATGGTGGAAAATGGCTATTGGACTAAGAAAGTGAGAATTGGCCCTTTTTTAAATATCAAGAGGTCACTTGGATATGGAAATAATGGGGAAATTTTTCTTGAAGTTGTTACATGTCAATTGGACATATTTGATCCTTGTTTAAATAAAACTAGAGTTCTTGGCAAGCAAAAAAGTGGCTACTCCTTGCAAGCTTTTGCTTACAAAGAAAGCTtagtttcattaaaaaaataa
- the LOC129882128 gene encoding uncharacterized protein LOC129882128 isoform X1 produces MATRKISAASARAHTRKAKQQSSFPLPSGTFAKIILVVLIGLLAWGYQATRPPPPKICGSPDGPPITAPRIKLSDGRHLAYKEIGVPRENAKYKIVYIHGYDGCRHDVPISILSQDVIESLGVYIVSFDRPGYGESDPNPKRTVKSLAFDIQELADQLSLGSKFYVVGFSMGGQGVWTCLRYIPHRLAGAALIAPVVNYWWPRLPVNISQEAFNIRLPQDKWTLRVAHYLPWLTYWWNTQKFFPACSAAGRNPAIFSSKDLELVSKGSSGQDYRAQIRQQGEYESLHRDLMIGFGTWEFDPIDLENPFPKNEGSVHLWQGDEDKLSPVTLQRYIAQQLPWIQYHEIPGVGHLVPMIDGIGEKIFKELLTA; encoded by the exons atggCAACAAGGAAAATTTCAGCAGCTTCAGCTAGGGCTCATACTCGTAAAGCTAAGCAACAAAGTTCCTTTCCTCTTCCTTCTG GGACGTTTGCGAAAATTATTCTGGTTGTTTTGATTGGGTTATTGGCATGGGGTTATCAGGCAACAAGACCACCTCCCCCTAAGATCTGTGGGTCCCCAGATGGTCCTCCCATCACTGCACCTAGAATCAAACTTAGTGATGGAAGACACTTGGCTTACAAGGAGATTGGTGTACCAAGAGAGAATGCAAAATATAAGATTGTGTATATCCATGGGTACGATGGTTGTAGGCATGATGTTCCAATTAGCATCCTATCTCAA GATGTCATTGAAAGTTTAGGAGTGTACATTGTTTCCTTTGACAGACCTGGTTATGGAGAAAGTGATCCTAATCCGAAACGAACAGTCAAGAGCTTAGCTTTTGATATACAGGAGCTTGCCGATCAATTAAGTCTAGGATCCAAATTCTATGTTGTGGGATTTTCAATGGGAGGACAGGGAGTTTGGACCTGTCTCAGATACATTCCTCACAG GTTGGCAGGTGCAGCTCTTATTGCACCAGTTGTCAACTATTGGTGGCCTAGATTACCTGTGAATATATCCCAAGAAGCATTCAACATTCGGCTTCCTCAAGACAAATGGACTCTTCGCGTTGCTCATTACCTTCCGTGGCTCACCTATTGGTGGAACACTCAGAAGTTCTTTCCTGCATGCAGTGCTGCAGGTCGCAACCCTGCGATTTTCTCTTCAAAGGACCTAGAGCTAGTTTCCAAGGGAAGTTCGGGCCAAGACTATCGT GCACAGATAAGACAACAAGGAGAATACGAATCCCTCCACCGCGActtaatgattggatttggaacATGGGAATTCGATCCAATAGATCTTGAGAACCCGTTCCCTAAAAATGAAGGTTCCGTTCACTTGTGGCAAGGCGATGAGGATAAGCTCTCACCCGTCACACTACAAAGGTACATTGCACAGCAGTTACCATGGATCCAATATCATGAAATTCCAGGTGTTGGTCATTTGGTTCCAATGATTGATGGAATCGGAGAGAAAATCTTCAAGGAGCTTTTAACTGCGTAA
- the LOC129882128 gene encoding uncharacterized protein LOC129882128 isoform X2 → MTAKMNKNISAASARSHTRKTTQRSSIPLPSGMFGKVVAVLFVGFVAYAYRTMQPPPPNICGTPDGPPITSPRIKLSDGRYLAYKEHGVPRDQAKHKIVFIHGYDSNRHDAVVATGLSPEVIESLGVYIVSIDRPGYGESDPDPKRTVKSLAFDVQELADQLGLGSKFYVIGFSMGGQVVWTLLKYIPHRLAGAALLAPVTNYWWPNFPGNLSKEAFSHQLPQDIWNLRVAHYLPWLTYWWNTQKFFPACSAASYNPGVLSSQDLELMSTYRAKRDLYAQVRQQGQHESLHRDLMIGFGTWEFDPMDLENPFPNNEGSVVHLWQGDEDKLVPVTLQRYIAQRQPWIQYHEIADGPPITAPRIKLSDGRHLAYKEIGVPRENAKYKIVYIHGYDGCRHDVPISILSQDVIESLGVYIVSFDRPGYGESDPNPKRTVKSLAFDIQELADQLSLGSKFYVVGFSMGGQGVWTCLRYIPHRLAGAALIAPVVNYWWPRLPVNISQEAFNIRLPQDKWTLRVAHYLPWLTYWWNTQKFFPACSAAGRNPAIFSSKDLELVSKGSSGQDYRAQIRQQGEYESLHRDLMIGFGTWEFDPIDLENPFPKNEGSVHLWQGDEDKLSPVTLQRYIAQQLPWIQYHEIPGVGHLVPMIDGIGEKIFKELLTA, encoded by the exons ATGAcagcaaaaatgaacaaaaatatttctGCAGCATCAGCCAGGTCTCATACTAGAAAGACTACACAAAGGAGTTCAATTCCACTTCCTTCAG GGATGTTTGGGAAAGTTGTAGCAGTCCTCTTCGTGGGGTTCGTGGCTTATGCTTATCGCACAATGCAGCCTCCTCCTCCGAATATTTGTGGCACCCCTGATGGTCCTCCTATCACATCACCTAGAATTAAACTTAGCGATGGACGATACTTAGCTTACAAAGAACATGGTGTACCAAGagatcaagcaaagcataagATTGTGTTCATCCATGGATATGATTCTAATAGACACGATGCTGTTGTTGCAACTGGCCTCTCTCCG GAGGTCATTGAAAGCCTGGGAGTATACATTGTTTCAATTGATAGACCTGGTTATGGAGAAAGTGATCCTGATCCAAAACGAACAGTAAAGAGCTTGGCGTTTGATGTACAAGAACTTGCTGATCAATTAGGCCTTGGATCCAAATTCTATGTCATTGGATTTTCGATGGGAGGACAAGTTGTTTGGACGTTGCTCAAGTATATTCCTCACAG ATTGGCTGGAGCAGCTCTTCTAGCACCGGTTACCAACTACTGGTGGCCTAACTTCCCTGGGAACTTGTCCAAGGAAGCATTCAGCCATCAGCTTCCTCAGGATATATGGAACCTTCGCGTTGCTCACTACCTTCCGTGGCTTACATACTGGTGGAACACTCAGAAATTTTTCCCTGCTTGTAGTGCTGCTTCTTACAACCCTGGTGTTCTTTCATCTCAGGACCTAGAACTAATGTCCACGTATCGTGCCAAAAGAGATCTTTAT GCTCAGGTAAGACAGCAGGGACAACACGAGTCACTCCATCGCGACCTAATGATTGGCTTCGGGACATGGGAATTCGACCCTATGGATTTGGAAAATCCGTTTCCTAACAACGAAGGTTCAGTAGTACACTTGTGGCAAGGGGACGAGGACAAGCTTGTCCCTGTAACTCTACAACGATACATTGCACAACGACAACCATGGATTCAATATCATGAAATCGCGG ATGGTCCTCCCATCACTGCACCTAGAATCAAACTTAGTGATGGAAGACACTTGGCTTACAAGGAGATTGGTGTACCAAGAGAGAATGCAAAATATAAGATTGTGTATATCCATGGGTACGATGGTTGTAGGCATGATGTTCCAATTAGCATCCTATCTCAA GATGTCATTGAAAGTTTAGGAGTGTACATTGTTTCCTTTGACAGACCTGGTTATGGAGAAAGTGATCCTAATCCGAAACGAACAGTCAAGAGCTTAGCTTTTGATATACAGGAGCTTGCCGATCAATTAAGTCTAGGATCCAAATTCTATGTTGTGGGATTTTCAATGGGAGGACAGGGAGTTTGGACCTGTCTCAGATACATTCCTCACAG GTTGGCAGGTGCAGCTCTTATTGCACCAGTTGTCAACTATTGGTGGCCTAGATTACCTGTGAATATATCCCAAGAAGCATTCAACATTCGGCTTCCTCAAGACAAATGGACTCTTCGCGTTGCTCATTACCTTCCGTGGCTCACCTATTGGTGGAACACTCAGAAGTTCTTTCCTGCATGCAGTGCTGCAGGTCGCAACCCTGCGATTTTCTCTTCAAAGGACCTAGAGCTAGTTTCCAAGGGAAGTTCGGGCCAAGACTATCGT GCACAGATAAGACAACAAGGAGAATACGAATCCCTCCACCGCGActtaatgattggatttggaacATGGGAATTCGATCCAATAGATCTTGAGAACCCGTTCCCTAAAAATGAAGGTTCCGTTCACTTGTGGCAAGGCGATGAGGATAAGCTCTCACCCGTCACACTACAAAGGTACATTGCACAGCAGTTACCATGGATCCAATATCATGAAATTCCAGGTGTTGGTCATTTGGTTCCAATGATTGATGGAATCGGAGAGAAAATCTTCAAGGAGCTTTTAACTGCGTAA
- the LOC129881423 gene encoding germin-like protein subfamily 3 member 2, translated as MYPKLLVLALTNFFYFFFLLALASDPEPIQDFCIPNTKTPRSNFVSPCKNSKLVTPDDFIFPGVKSPGNFSDTGLASVSVNPSIFPGLNTLGMSFVHVELNIGGINPPHFHPRATEIAYIVYGKVYSGFVDSNNRVFSKVIEQEEVMIFPKGLVHFMMNAGETPATIFGCFNSQNPGNMKIPATIFGSGINDELLEKAFGLSLKQIIVMRRKFFPKKLR; from the coding sequence ATGTATCCAAAACTTCTTGTTTTGGCACTCACTaactttttttacttttttttcttactaGCATTGGCTTCTGACCCTGAACCTATCCAAGATTTTTGTATACCTAACACAAAAACACCTAGGTCCAATTTTGTATCACCATGTAAAAATTCCAAATTAGTAACACCTGATGATTTCATATTTCCCGGCGTAAAATCGCCGGGAAATTTCTCCGACACGGGCCTAGCATCCGTGTCGGTCAACCCGTCGATATTTCCGGGACTCAACACATTAGGTATGTCGTTCGTACATGTTGAATTGAACATTGGTGGAATAAATCCCCCTCATTTTCACCCTAGAGCAACCGAAATAGCCTACATTGTCTATGGGAAAGTTTATTCAGGTTTCGTTGATTCGAATAATCGCGTTTTTTCTAAGGTAATTGAACAAGAGGAGGTCATGATTTTTCCCAAGGGACTAGTACATTTTATGATGAACGCCGGGGAAACCCCGGCGACGATTTTCGGATGTTTTAACAGCCAAAATCCAGGTAATATGAAAATTCCAGCAACAATTTTTGGTTCTGGAATAAATGATGAACTTTTGGAAAAAGCTTTTGGATTGAGCCTTAAGCAAATTATTGTAATGAGAAGgaaattttttccaaaaaaactAAGGTAA
- the LOC129882122 gene encoding protein ABSCISIC ACID-INSENSITIVE 5 isoform X2: MGVPESEMVSQGEVQSPLQPDQNQHNNHPFPSLGRQASIYSLTLDEFQHTVCESGKNFGSMNMDEFLNSIWTAEENHAHAHAHAQPHFQAASTGEVASAPHFALGQGNVSLEKAIVKQPSLPRQGSLTLPAPLCRKTVDEVWSEIHKSQKDQQQNNEGRIQNTGNGSSTQRQATFGEMTLEDFLVKAGVVREQGNSAPAPPQQQSYMMYQNSANPTMARPVIGLGGVAGGVGVGVAIPGYPPLPQTGVVDAHAYPISMKRGSGFPQQPTPVYSGRMGNGSGVGYGQVVQGVAGMGSPLSPVSSDGLCVNQIDSGSQYGLDIGMRGGRKRILDGPVERVVERRQRRMIKNRESAARSRARKQAYTVELEAELNQLKEENAHLKQALVVNILAEMSLILERSWRGKGNNSTLMKRK; the protein is encoded by the exons ATGGGAGTACCAGAATCAGAGATGGTGTCACAAGGTGAAGTTCAATCACCATTGCAACCAGACCAAAACCAGCACAACAATCACCCGTTCCCATCCCTCGGTCGACAAGCCTCGATTTACTCCCTCACGCTTGACGAATTCCAACATACTGTTTGCGAGAGTGGGAAGAATTTCGGGTCGATGAACATGGATGAATTCCTTAACAGCATTTGGACTGCTGAAGAAAACCACGCCCACGCCCACGCGCATGCTCAGCCTCACTTCCAGGCTGCAAGTACAGGGGAAGTGGCTAGCGCGCCACATTTTGCATTAGGACAGGGCAATGTTTCGTTGGAGAAAGCTATTGTCAAGCAGCCAAGCTTGCCAAGACAGGGCTCTCTTACGCTTCCTGCACCGTTGTGTAGAAAAACTGTAGATGAAGTTTGGTCAGAAATTCATAAGAGCCAAAAAGATCAGCAACAGAACAACGAGGGCAGAATACAGAACACTGGTAACGGTAGTTCCACTCAACGACAGGCTACGTTCGGTGAAATGACGCTCGAGGATTTCCTGGTTAAAGCAGGGGTTGTACGCGAACAGGGAAATTCAGCCCCTGCACCTCCTCAGCAGCAATCATATATGATGTATCAAAACAGTGCAAATCCCACTATGGCTCGGCCTGTTATCGGCCTAGGTGGAGTCGCGGGCGGTGTTGGCGTCGGTGTTGCCATTCCCGGTTATCCGCCGCTTCCACAAACCGGGGTGGTTGATGCCCACGCGTACCCAATCAGCATGAAAAGGGGCAGCGGATTCCCACAACAGCCAACGCCCGTTTACAGTGGGAGAATGGGGAATGGTAGCGGAGTCGGGTACGGGCAAGTAGTGCAAGGTGTGGCCGGAATGGGGTCGCCACTAAGTCCAGTGTCGTCTGACGGACTATGTGTGAATCAAATCGATAGCGGGAGCCAATACGGATTGGACATAGGAATGAGAGGTGGGAGAAAACGCATACTAGATGGTCCAGTAGAGAGAGTTGTTGAAAGAAGGCAAAGGAGAATGATCAAGAACAGAGAATCAGCAGCAAGATCAAGAGCAAGGAAACAG GCTTATACTGTTGAACTTGAGGCAGAATTGAACCAgctaaaagaagaaaatgcaCATCTAAAACAGGCCCTGGTAGTAAATATATTAGCAGAAATGTCCTTAATTTTGGA GCGGAGCTGGAGAGGAAAAGGAAACAACAG TACTTTGATGAAGCGAAAATGA
- the LOC129882122 gene encoding protein ABSCISIC ACID-INSENSITIVE 5 isoform X1 has protein sequence MGVPESEMVSQGEVQSPLQPDQNQHNNHPFPSLGRQASIYSLTLDEFQHTVCESGKNFGSMNMDEFLNSIWTAEENHAHAHAHAQPHFQAASTGEVASAPHFALGQGNVSLEKAIVKQPSLPRQGSLTLPAPLCRKTVDEVWSEIHKSQKDQQQNNEGRIQNTGNGSSTQRQATFGEMTLEDFLVKAGVVREQGNSAPAPPQQQSYMMYQNSANPTMARPVIGLGGVAGGVGVGVAIPGYPPLPQTGVVDAHAYPISMKRGSGFPQQPTPVYSGRMGNGSGVGYGQVVQGVAGMGSPLSPVSSDGLCVNQIDSGSQYGLDIGMRGGRKRILDGPVERVVERRQRRMIKNRESAARSRARKQAYTVELEAELNQLKEENAHLKQALAELERKRKQQYFDEAKMKAQTKAQKANGKLKGTRRSLSCP, from the exons ATGGGAGTACCAGAATCAGAGATGGTGTCACAAGGTGAAGTTCAATCACCATTGCAACCAGACCAAAACCAGCACAACAATCACCCGTTCCCATCCCTCGGTCGACAAGCCTCGATTTACTCCCTCACGCTTGACGAATTCCAACATACTGTTTGCGAGAGTGGGAAGAATTTCGGGTCGATGAACATGGATGAATTCCTTAACAGCATTTGGACTGCTGAAGAAAACCACGCCCACGCCCACGCGCATGCTCAGCCTCACTTCCAGGCTGCAAGTACAGGGGAAGTGGCTAGCGCGCCACATTTTGCATTAGGACAGGGCAATGTTTCGTTGGAGAAAGCTATTGTCAAGCAGCCAAGCTTGCCAAGACAGGGCTCTCTTACGCTTCCTGCACCGTTGTGTAGAAAAACTGTAGATGAAGTTTGGTCAGAAATTCATAAGAGCCAAAAAGATCAGCAACAGAACAACGAGGGCAGAATACAGAACACTGGTAACGGTAGTTCCACTCAACGACAGGCTACGTTCGGTGAAATGACGCTCGAGGATTTCCTGGTTAAAGCAGGGGTTGTACGCGAACAGGGAAATTCAGCCCCTGCACCTCCTCAGCAGCAATCATATATGATGTATCAAAACAGTGCAAATCCCACTATGGCTCGGCCTGTTATCGGCCTAGGTGGAGTCGCGGGCGGTGTTGGCGTCGGTGTTGCCATTCCCGGTTATCCGCCGCTTCCACAAACCGGGGTGGTTGATGCCCACGCGTACCCAATCAGCATGAAAAGGGGCAGCGGATTCCCACAACAGCCAACGCCCGTTTACAGTGGGAGAATGGGGAATGGTAGCGGAGTCGGGTACGGGCAAGTAGTGCAAGGTGTGGCCGGAATGGGGTCGCCACTAAGTCCAGTGTCGTCTGACGGACTATGTGTGAATCAAATCGATAGCGGGAGCCAATACGGATTGGACATAGGAATGAGAGGTGGGAGAAAACGCATACTAGATGGTCCAGTAGAGAGAGTTGTTGAAAGAAGGCAAAGGAGAATGATCAAGAACAGAGAATCAGCAGCAAGATCAAGAGCAAGGAAACAG GCTTATACTGTTGAACTTGAGGCAGAATTGAACCAgctaaaagaagaaaatgcaCATCTAAAACAGGCCCTG GCGGAGCTGGAGAGGAAAAGGAAACAACAG TACTTTGATGAAGCGAAAATGAAAGCGCAAACGAAGGCGCAAAAGGCGAATGGCAAATTAAAAGGGACGAGGAGGAGCTTGAGTTGCCCTTGA